A window of the Streptomyces sp. NBC_00454 genome harbors these coding sequences:
- a CDS encoding helix-turn-helix domain-containing protein codes for MKSTPSTHPQQSGEMSGRTDLGRRLAARREALGLSREELGRRCGADATYIAYLEEHAASPAIGTLVRVADALGLTVDDLTGANALRVAGRSTARRDSTLVPLDETECRRLLNTHGVGRIAIFTPEGPAVLPVNYLIAGPDIAFRTSAEAVTARAAGTEVAFEIDNIDDVTATGWSVLAVGELAAVTDPDEILHLSSTARSQPWAGGPRTHWMKLTPARITGRRVVHDS; via the coding sequence GTGAAGAGCACACCTAGCACCCACCCGCAGCAGTCCGGCGAGATGTCCGGACGCACCGACCTGGGCCGCCGCCTGGCGGCCCGCCGCGAAGCCCTCGGTCTGAGCCGCGAGGAACTGGGCCGGCGGTGCGGCGCCGACGCCACGTACATCGCCTACCTGGAGGAGCACGCCGCCAGCCCTGCCATCGGCACCCTCGTCCGGGTGGCCGACGCCCTCGGCCTCACCGTCGACGACCTGACCGGCGCCAACGCCCTCCGCGTCGCCGGTCGATCCACCGCCCGGCGCGACAGCACGCTCGTGCCACTGGACGAGACCGAATGCCGACGGCTGCTGAACACGCACGGCGTGGGCCGCATCGCCATCTTCACCCCAGAAGGCCCGGCCGTCCTTCCTGTCAACTACCTGATCGCAGGACCCGACATCGCCTTCCGCACCTCCGCCGAAGCCGTCACTGCCAGAGCTGCCGGAACCGAGGTCGCCTTCGAGATCGACAACATCGACGACGTGACCGCCACGGGGTGGAGCGTGCTGGCCGTGGGCGAACTGGCAGCGGTCACAGATCCGGACGAGATTCTCCACCTCAGCAGCACGGCCCGCTCTCAGCCCTGGGCCGGCGGCCCGCGTACCCACTGGATGAAGCTCACCCCCGCCCGGATCACCGGCCGTCGCGTGGTGCACGACTCATGA
- a CDS encoding HAD family hydrolase: MPEDQPGCATVHAVAARKEQAFSAMLRTEGVRAFEDVRPVLQELKEKAIRCAAVSASRHARSLLESAGLIGYFDALVDGQDAAALGFPGKPDPALFLEAAGRLGAPPAHTAVVEDALAGVEAGHRGRFRLVVGLNREGDPHTRDALRVHGAHLILPDLGGLAAALEGDRP, translated from the coding sequence ATGCCCGAGGATCAGCCCGGGTGCGCCACCGTCCACGCGGTCGCCGCCCGCAAGGAGCAGGCCTTCTCCGCAATGCTGCGCACCGAGGGTGTCCGCGCCTTCGAGGACGTGCGGCCCGTGCTCCAGGAACTGAAGGAGAAGGCGATCCGGTGCGCGGCCGTCTCGGCTTCGCGGCATGCCCGCTCCCTCTTGGAGTCCGCGGGGCTCATCGGCTACTTCGACGCGTTGGTGGACGGCCAGGACGCTGCCGCACTTGGTTTTCCGGGCAAGCCCGATCCTGCCCTCTTCCTCGAAGCTGCCGGCCGTCTCGGCGCGCCCCCCGCTCATACTGCCGTGGTGGAGGACGCACTAGCCGGCGTCGAGGCGGGACACCGAGGCCGGTTCCGCCTGGTGGTGGGACTCAACCGCGAGGGCGACCCGCATACGAGGGATGCCCTGCGCGTACACGGCGCCCACCTGATCCTCCCCGACCTCGGCGGACTGGCCGCCGCACTCGAAGGCGACCGCCCGTGA
- a CDS encoding glycosyl hydrolase family 65 protein → MGGTLDLVERGIVGLEPHGDGLHIAPVPLSEVPGSSFSISYLGHRDIRIRFRPGRLGISVPPSPLGPVPLVLPGNRHERIAAGQERWFRLPKG, encoded by the coding sequence ATGGGCGGCACCCTCGACCTCGTCGAGCGCGGCATCGTCGGACTCGAGCCCCACGGCGACGGCCTGCACATCGCCCCGGTGCCCCTCTCCGAAGTCCCCGGTTCCTCGTTCTCGATCTCCTACCTGGGGCACCGGGACATCCGTATCCGGTTCCGGCCCGGCCGACTCGGCATCTCCGTCCCACCGTCACCCCTGGGCCCCGTGCCCCTGGTCCTGCCCGGCAACCGGCACGAACGCATTGCCGCAGGCCAGGAGCGGTGGTTCCGGCTCCCCAAGGGCTGA
- a CDS encoding universal stress protein, with protein MDRQHEAPRIVVGVDGSPSSQAALRWAVRYAALVSGRVEAVAAWDLPGAASWSAPAVDATFDEEEAERRLVEEVRTVLGEDGASSVHQRLVRGNPVDVLVDAAEGADMLVVGSRGRGGFRRALLGSVSQQAALHAPCPITIIRADVSVP; from the coding sequence ATGGACAGGCAGCATGAGGCTCCGCGGATCGTCGTGGGCGTCGACGGATCGCCCTCGTCCCAGGCCGCGCTGCGCTGGGCGGTCCGGTACGCAGCGCTGGTGAGCGGGCGAGTGGAGGCGGTCGCGGCATGGGACCTGCCCGGTGCCGCGTCGTGGTCGGCCCCGGCGGTCGACGCCACGTTCGACGAGGAGGAGGCCGAGCGGCGTCTGGTCGAGGAGGTCCGCACGGTCCTCGGTGAGGACGGTGCCTCCTCCGTGCACCAGCGCCTGGTGCGCGGCAATCCCGTCGACGTCCTGGTGGACGCGGCAGAGGGTGCGGACATGCTGGTCGTGGGCAGCCGCGGTCGCGGCGGCTTCCGCCGGGCCCTGCTCGGTTCGGTGAGCCAGCAGGCCGCGCTCCACGCGCCGTGCCCGATCACCATCATCCGGGCGGACGTGTCCGTCCCATAG
- a CDS encoding flavodoxin domain-containing protein, which translates to MSTKRVLVAYGTKHGATAGIAEQIGTTLREDGLDAVVLPADDVHDVRAYDAVVLGGALYAGHWSSKAKHCAERNADSLRHRPVWMFSSGPLDRSAEEHDIPPVSAVAREMQLIGAREHMTFGGSITAHTPGFLAKALNRQGKGGDFRNPERIQKWAHHISAELVAA; encoded by the coding sequence ATGAGCACCAAGCGAGTCCTGGTCGCCTACGGCACCAAGCACGGAGCCACCGCCGGCATCGCCGAACAGATCGGCACGACCCTCCGGGAGGACGGTCTCGACGCCGTCGTACTGCCCGCCGACGATGTCCACGACGTCCGCGCCTACGACGCCGTCGTCCTCGGCGGAGCCCTCTACGCCGGCCACTGGAGCAGCAAGGCCAAGCACTGCGCGGAACGCAATGCCGACTCCTTGCGGCACCGCCCGGTGTGGATGTTCAGCAGCGGCCCGCTCGACCGCTCGGCCGAGGAACACGACATCCCTCCGGTCTCCGCCGTCGCCCGGGAGATGCAGCTGATCGGAGCGCGCGAGCACATGACCTTCGGCGGCAGCATTACGGCCCACACCCCGGGCTTCCTCGCCAAGGCGCTGAACCGCCAGGGCAAGGGCGGAGACTTCCGCAACCCCGAGCGCATCCAGAAGTGGGCCCACCACATCAGCGCCGAGCTCGTGGCCGCCTGA
- a CDS encoding dsRBD fold-containing protein: protein MSHTTEWKSHLYLFEEDHATKVRVELDTGTTRLTGHGTARCNPTDKDVPEIGDELAAARALENLAMQLKRTAYTDMAAAGTAPRHASLSAYDLG, encoded by the coding sequence ATGTCGCACACGACCGAATGGAAGTCCCACCTCTACCTCTTCGAGGAAGATCACGCGACCAAGGTCCGCGTCGAACTCGACACCGGAACCACCCGCCTCACGGGCCACGGCACCGCGCGCTGCAACCCCACGGACAAGGACGTGCCCGAGATCGGCGACGAGCTCGCGGCCGCCCGGGCGCTCGAAAACCTGGCGATGCAGCTCAAGCGCACCGCCTACACCGACATGGCAGCAGCGGGGACCGCACCGCGGCACGCCTCCCTCTCGGCCTACGACCTTGGGTGA